Proteins encoded within one genomic window of Jatrophihabitans sp.:
- a CDS encoding endonuclease/exonuclease/phosphatase family protein gives MTVLRVLSYNVRSMRDDVDALGRVMREIAPDVAIIQEAPRFLRWRSKCAALARRAGMVGVTGGRASGANLVLSSLAVEVTSRHELGFTTDRRLHHRGCALAVLKLAGSPFAIAGTHLDLIEAPRLRHLDELAEFAERNLADNAPLIVGGDLNAAPGSATWQRMLRFGADAFAAVGSGDGFTYSTADPVRRIDGVFADPRLRPVKAEVLDSADIRIASDHRPLVVEYLLPDVDTETGNGVGVGAL, from the coding sequence GTGACTGTGCTGCGAGTCCTGTCCTACAACGTCCGTTCCATGCGCGATGACGTCGACGCACTCGGCCGGGTGATGCGTGAGATCGCCCCCGACGTGGCGATCATCCAGGAAGCCCCGCGGTTCCTTCGCTGGCGGTCCAAGTGCGCCGCGCTGGCCCGCCGGGCCGGCATGGTCGGGGTCACCGGCGGCCGGGCGAGCGGCGCGAACCTGGTGCTGTCCTCGCTCGCGGTCGAAGTCACCAGCCGCCACGAGCTCGGCTTCACCACCGACCGGCGCCTGCACCACCGCGGCTGCGCCCTGGCCGTTCTGAAGCTGGCCGGCTCACCGTTCGCGATCGCCGGCACCCACCTGGACCTGATCGAGGCGCCCCGGCTGCGGCATCTGGACGAGCTGGCCGAGTTCGCCGAACGCAACCTTGCCGACAACGCGCCGCTGATCGTCGGGGGAGACCTCAACGCGGCGCCTGGCTCAGCCACCTGGCAGCGGATGCTGCGCTTCGGAGCCGACGCCTTCGCGGCGGTCGGCTCCGGCGACGGCTTCACCTACTCCACCGCCGACCCGGTCCGCCGGATCGACGGGGTCTTCGCAGACCCGCGGCTGCGCCCGGTCAAGGCCGAGGTCCTCGACTCCGCCGACATCCGGATCGCCTCCGATCACCGGCCGCTGGTGGTCGAGTACCTACTCCCCGACGTTGACACCGAGACTGGGAACGGCGTCGGCGTCGGCGCCCTCTGA